From Ammospiza caudacuta isolate bAmmCau1 chromosome 23, bAmmCau1.pri, whole genome shotgun sequence, one genomic window encodes:
- the NHERF4 gene encoding Na(+)/H(+) exchange regulatory cofactor NHE-RF4 codes for MKQTKGLEGDKMSIIKFEFNPKVGIDNPALTLTEDTDGEGVGEPRFYLLTKESTETFGFCLHEELGCQGHVIRQIELGGVAQRRGLQDGDRLLQVNGHFVDHMDHLRVVQKIKASGNQVLLAVLDGDSYEAAKALGRDLSQMLPEDIRPRLCHVTRDKSGFGFSVSCPEGTKGTFQLSVLQDGPADRAGVPPGCWLLELNGDSVKSYSHTQLTRKLKQSGNKVTLLVASSAVEEFYRLRGLRVTAALADTSRLPFKVRELHLVKGPAGYGFLLKEDDCSSGGVGQFLWDVDVGLPAEQAGMREGDRVLAVNGESIEGLDHEQTVHRIRAREDQVTLLVIDPAGDEFYHSIGLSPLQFFEDSDPASGSCTPSLPSRSGSPAPCDVEVAPKGPVSWLMAAANSIEIIQSQRQEEHTKLCQAF; via the exons ACGGTGAGGGCGTGGGGGAGCCCCGCTTCTACCTGCTGACCAAGGAGAGCACCGAGACCTTCGGCTTCTGCCTGCAcgaggagctgggctgccagggccacGTCATCCGGCAGATCGAGCTGGGGGGGGTGGCCCAGCGCAGGGGGCTGCAGGACGGGGACCGCCTGCTCCAGGTCAATGGCCACTTCGTGGACCACATGGACCACCTCAGG GTGGTGCAGAAGATCAAGGCCAGTGGGAACCAGgtcctgctggcagtgctggatggTGATTCCTACGAAGCAGCCaaagccctgggcagggacctGTCCCAGATGCTGCCCGAGGACATCCGCCCACGCCTCTGCCACGTCACCAGGGACAAAAGCGGCTTTGGCTTCAGCGTGTCGTGTCCAGAAG gcaCCAAGGGCACCTTCCAGCTGTCGGTGCTGCAGGACGGGCCAGCGGACAGAGCAGGGGTGCCACcgggctgctggctgctggagctcaaCGGGGACAGCGTCAAGAGCTACTCCCACACCCAGCTCACCAGAAAG CTCAAGCAGAGCGGCAACAAGGTGACGCTGCTGGTGGCATCCAGCGCCGTGGAGGAGTTCTACCGCCTGCGGGGCCTGCGGGTCACGGCTGCCCTGGCTGACACCTCCAGGCTGCCCTTCAAGGTCCGGGAGCTGCACCTGGTGAAGGGTCCTGCTGGCTATGGCTTCCTGCTCAAGGAGGATGACTGCAGCTCGGGAGGAGTAG gccagttcctgtgggatgtggatgtggggctgccagcagagcaggcgGGGATGAGGGAAGGGGACCGAGTGCTGGCCGTGAACGGGGAGAGCATCGAGGGGCTGGACCACGAGCAGACGGTGCACAGGATCCGCGCCCGGGAGGATCAGGTGACGCTGCTGGTCATCGACCCCGCTGGGGACGAGTTCTACCACTCG ATCGGGCTGTCCCCCCTGCAGTTCTTTGAGGACAGCGACCCCGCCTCAGGCTCCTGCAcgccctccctgccctctcgCAGTGGCTCCCCTGCACCCTGTGACGTTGAGGTGGCACCCAAGGGACCTGTGTCCTGGCTGATGGCTGCTGCCAACAGCATAGAGATCATACAG agccagcgcCAGGAGGAGCACACAAAGCTGTGCCAGGCATTCTAA